In one window of Hypanus sabinus isolate sHypSab1 unplaced genomic scaffold, sHypSab1.hap1 scaffold_1138, whole genome shotgun sequence DNA:
- the LOC132386391 gene encoding zinc finger protein 226-like, with translation MAHQRVHTEGRPFTCSECGKGFTYLSQLKIHQRIHTGERPFTCSDCGKGFTQLAGLQAHQSVHTGERPFTCSDCGKGFTSSSQLKVHQRVHTGERPFNCSDCGKGFTQLANLQAHQSVHTGERPFSCSDCGKGFNSSSKLKVHQRVHTGERPFTCSDCGKGFTQLANLQAHQSVHTGEWPFNCLECGKGFIRSSQLKVHLSVHSGERPFTCSNCGKGFTLSSQLKVHQRVHTGERPFTCSDCGKGFTQLSGLQAHQSVHTGERPFNCSDCGKGFTQLSSLQAHHSVHTGERPFTCSVCGKGFTLSSCLLTHQSVHTGEWPFTCSDCGKGFTRSSQLKVHQRVHTGERPFTCLDCGKGFTSSSQLKVHQRVHTGERPFTCSDCGKGFIQLATLQAHHLVHTGERPFNCSDCGKGFTRSSQLKVHQRVHTGERPFTCSDCGKGFTQLAGLQAHQSVHTGERPFTCIFCGKGFTQSSQLKVHERIHTGERPFTCSDCGKGFTRSSRLLTHQLVHTGERPLTSC, from the coding sequence atggctcaccagcgagttcacactgaggggaggccgttcacctgctcggaatgtgggaagggattcacctacTTAtcccaactgaagatacatcagcgaattcacactggagagaggccattcacctgctcagactgtgggaagggattcacacaattAGCTggcctacaagcacaccagtctgttcacactggggagaggccgttcacctgctcagactgtgggaagggattcacttcgtcatctcaactgaaggtacatcagcgagttcacactggggagaggccgttcaactgctcagactgtggaaagggattcacacagttagctaacctacaagcacaccagtcagttcacactggggagaggccgttctcttgctcagactgtgggaagggattcaattcATCATCTaaactgaaagtacatcagcgagttcacactggggagaggccattcacctgctcagactgtgggaagggattcacacagttagctaacctacaagcacaccagtcagttcacactggagagtggccgttcaactgcttagaatgtgggaaggggttcattcggtcatctcaactgaaggtacatctgTCAGTTCACTCtggagaaaggccattcacctgctcaaactgtgggaagggattcactttgtcatctcaactgaaggtacatcagcgtgttcacactggggagaggccgttcacctgctcagactgtgggaagggattcacacagttatctggcctgcaagcacaccagtcagttcacactggcgagaggccgttcaactgctcagactgtggtaagggattcacacagttatctaGCCTGCAAGCACACCAttcagttcacactggtgagaggccattcacctgctcagtctgtgggaagggattcactctatcatcttgcctactgacacaccagtcagttcacactggagagtggccattcacctgctcagactgtgggaagggattcactcggtcatctcaactgaaggtacatcagcgagttcacactggggagaggccattcacctgcttggactgtgggaagggattcacttcgtcatctcaactgaaagtacatcagcgagttcacactggggagaggccgttcacttgctcagactgtgggaagggattcattcagttagCTACTCTACAAGCACACCatttagttcacactggggagaggccattcaactgctcagactgtgggaagggattcactcggtcatctcaattgaaggtacatcagcgagtacacactggggagaggccattcacctgctcagactgtgggaagggattcacacagttagctggcctacaagcacaccagtcagttcacactggggagaggccgttcacctgcatattctgtgggaagggattcactcaatcatctcaattgaaggtacatgAGCGAATTCACAcaggtgagaggccattcacctgctcagactgtgggaagggattcactcggtcatctcgcctactgacacaccagttagttcacactggagagagaccaTTAACCTCCTGTTAA
- the LOC132386387 gene encoding uncharacterized protein LOC132386387, whose protein sequence is MRPLFALMSGPSKDITWDEESAAAFVQTKEALANAAMLVHPRMDAPTALTVDASNRAVGGVLEQLIAGRWQPLAFFSKHLRPPELKYSAFDRELLALYLAIRHFRYFLEGRPASNATCPTSLNTRRMSGTSRVRTMSWRMLSLALPFMPFPKGSRRNNIRIVGLPELVEGNRPSECFPKLFARLFSDVLETPPGIDRVHRAPVFNSSSQQKPRPVCKEFKGFVDRNIKHNFTLAPLYLSGRQRLSATGP, encoded by the exons atgcgccccctgttcgccctgatgtcgggtccgagcaaggacattacctgggacgaggagtccgccgccgctttcgttcaaacgaaggaagctttggcgaacgccgcaatgctagtacatcccagaatggacgcccctaccgccctcacagtggacgcatcaaacagggcagtcggtggggtgctggagcaactcatcgcaggtcgctggcaacccctggcgtttttcagcaaacacctgcgaccacccgagctcaaatatagtgctttcgaccgggaactgttggcgctctacctggcaatccggcatttcaggtacttcctagaag gtcgtcccgccagcaacgccacctgtcctacatctctgaatacacgacggatgtccggcacgtctcgggtaaggacaatgtcgtggcggatgctctctctcgccctaccgttcatgccctttcccaaggg atCAAGAAGGAACAATATACGAATTGTGGGTCTTCCTGAGTTGGTCGAAGGCAATCGaccttcagaatgttttccaaagCTGTTCGCTCGTTTGTTTTCTGACGTTTTGGAGACTCCGCCTGGAATAGACCGGGTACACCGAGCCCCGGTGTTTAACTCCTCTTCTCAACAGAAACCTCGACCTGTG tgtaAAGAATTCAAAGGATTTGTCGATAGGAATATCAAACACAACTTCACGTTAGCTCCGCTGTATCTATCAGGTCGCCAGCGCTTGAGTGCCACCGGTCCTTGA